In Thermanaerovibrio velox DSM 12556, the genomic stretch CATCACTATCCCAATCAGGAACGTTAACCACTCCCCTGTCAAGCCTAGCCCTGAAAAACGCCGGAGTCGGGTTCGCCGGGTCGGAAAAATCTATGTCGTAAAGCATGAACCCAAGATCCCGGGTTTCATCGATAGGCTTTGGTCCACTGTCATGGTCCTCAACAAGCCTAAAGTGTGCACTAAATTCGCGGCAACCCAGGTAAGGCCGGTTGAAACACTGCCCCTTAAGCGCCCTCCTCCTGAACATGGCGTTGTACTTCCCGGGATTTTCATCCCCACCCAGCTCCACGGATTCCACCGCATCAATCAACGCTTCTGGCGTCTTCAAAAAACCAGTCTTCCTTTGCGACGGCGGAATG encodes the following:
- the cas5c gene encoding type I-C CRISPR-associated protein Cas5c — its product is MSELFYNRTFCLEVWGDYACFTRPEMKVERVSYDVITPSAARGIFEAIFWKPAIRWRVRKIEVLNPIRWVSVRRNEVSCVMTERSNGFFVEDKRQQRAGVFLKDVRYRLHAELEFIPPSQRKTGFLKTPEALIDAVESVELGGDENPGKYNAMFRRRALKGQCFNRPYLGCREFSAHFRLVEDHDSGPKPIDETRDLGFMLYDIDFSDPANPTPAFFRARLDRGVVNVPDWDSDEVRR